In Aquila chrysaetos chrysaetos chromosome 10, bAquChr1.4, whole genome shotgun sequence, the following proteins share a genomic window:
- the TMEM132E gene encoding LOW QUALITY PROTEIN: transmembrane protein 132E (The sequence of the model RefSeq protein was modified relative to this genomic sequence to represent the inferred CDS: deleted 1 base in 1 codon): MLPAGESLGVLARSEAPTGEGAEPFPGAEPSHPHLSSPSDTAHAKGPAPSPEPAETPGAITLPVSYRLSNTRLAFFLKEVGASPAGNGSAPLQRAEPFVVFQTKELPVLNVTLGPFSTGLVLPKEQLQPSSTLEVPDRLTVNWKVRAFIIQPRLVANQPVVQVLFYVAGRDWDDFDVTDRLPCVRLHAFRDAREIKSSCRLRGSLAMCLVQAELPHAWFGPPAVPLGRRKSPESLEVPGESQQAELYYTLHAPDGAGQCLGETVPRRGAGGARTEGPTQHPLLRIGSVSLLRPPPRQPMQEHRLDGNVFIRLPDKPLKPGEVLSILLYLMSNSTVEHFTLRVKAKKGVNLLSTKSRSGQWLVSSELLTGGKHSTATVDVARADGAGPRDGDSSSEIMQLDFEMENFTSQSVTRRIMWHIDYRGRNPPPDLEKVVTELTVIQRDIRAIVPLAMDTEIINTAILTGRTVAIPVKVIAIELSGTIVDVSAMVECKSNNEDIIKVSSSCDYVFVSGKESRGSMSARVIFTYEHLSAPLEMTVWVPKLPLHIELSDARLSQVKGWRVPILPDRRSVRDSEHEEDEEERKQSRGCALQYQHATLQVFTQFHTTAAEGTGQVVTMLGPDWLVEVTDLVSDFMRVDDPRVAHMVDSFTLAGREPGTTLFKVVSPLVEAVLGETLVTVAEEKVSITDLKAQVVSSLSLSLHPSPGNSHTIIARTSVQQTLSFFKQEALLSLWISYSDGTTAPLSLYDPKDYNLVVSSLDEKVVSVTQDRAFPLVVAESEGAGELLRAELVICESCQKTKRKSVLFTALASVRVHFGSEEDPTYDYDHVPSKPGLAETGASTTLRAEVERKAEPSEDSRMSSASHPTEDFPTIPTGFVQVTRGLTDLEIGMYALLGVFCLAILVFLINCIVFVLKYRHKRIPPEGQTNMDHSHHWVFLGNGQPLRAHNDLSPQPESPGNPLENVQTCCHGDHHSSGSSQTSVQSQVHGRGDGSSGGSTRDQSEDPLNSPTSKRKRVKFTTFATLPSDELAYNSIPIADEEDLEWVCQDMGLQDPEELHNYIRRIKEIA, translated from the exons ATGCTCCCGGCTGGAGAAAGCCTTGGGGTCCTGGCACGCTCTGAAGCCCCCAccggggagggggctgagcCATTCCCAGGAGCGGAGCCGTCACATCCGCACCTTTCGTCGCCGTCTGACACGG CCCACGCCAAGgggccagcccccagccccgagcCCGCCGAGACCCCCGGTGCCATCACGCTGCCCGTGAGCTACCGCCTGTCCAACACCCGCTTGGCCTTCTTCCTCAAGGAGGTGGGAGCCAGCCCGGCGGGCAACGGCAGTGCCCCGCTGCAACGCGCCGAGCCCTTCGTCGTCTTCCAGACCAAGGAGCTGCCCGTCCTCAACGTCACCCTGGGGCCCTTCAGCACGGGGCTGGTGCTGCCCaaggagcagctgcagccctcCAGCACCCTGGAGGTCCCCGACCGCCTCACCGTCAACTGGAAGGTGCGCGCCTTCATCATCCAGCCCCGGCTGGTGGCCAACCAGCCCGTGGTCCAAGTGCTCTTCTACGTAGCCGGCCGGGATTGGGATGATTTCGACGTCACCGACCGGCTGCCCTGCGTGCGGCTCCACGCTTTCCGCGACGCCCGCGAGATCAAGAGTTCCTGTCGTCTGCGGGGCAGCCTGGCCATGTGCctggtgcaggcagagctgccccacGCCTGGTTCGGCCCCCCGGCCGTGCCGCTGGGCAGACGGAAGAGCCCCGAGAGCCTGGAGGTGCCGGGCGAGAGCCAGCAAGCCGAGCTCTACTACACCCTCCATGCCCCCGACGGGGCCGGCCAGTGCCTTGGGGAGACGGTCCCCcgccggggggccgggggggccagGACCGAGGGTCCCACGCAGCACCCGCTGCTGCGCATCGGCAGCGTCAGCCTcctgcggccccccccccgg cagcccATGCAGGAGCATCGGCTGGACGGCAACGTCTTCATCCGCCTGCCCGACAAGCCCCTCAAGCCAGGCGAGGTGCTGAGCATCCTCCTCTACCTGATGTCCAACTCCACGGTGGAGCACTTCACGCTCAG GGTGAAGGCCAAGAAAGGCGTCAACCTGCTCAGCACCAAGTCGAGGAGTGGGCAGTGGTTGGTGAGCTCGGAGCTGCTGACGGGCGGCAAGCACTCCACTGCCACCGTCGATGTGGCCAGGGCGGATGGTGCCGGGCCCAG ggatggggactcCTCATCTGAGATCATGCAACTGGATTTCGAGATGGAGAACTTCACCAGCCAGTCGGTGACACGCCGCATCATGTGGCACATCGACTACCGGGGCCGCAACCCCCCGCCCGACCTGGAGAAGGTGGTGACGGAGCTGACAGTCATCCAGAGGGACATCAGGGCCATCGTGCCCCTGGCCATG GACACAGAAATCATCAACACGGCCATCCTGACGGGGCGGACAGTGGCCATTCCCGTGAAGGTCATCGCCATTGAGCTGAGCGGCACCATCGTGGACGTCTCGGCTATGGTCGAATGCAAGTCCAACAACGAAGACATCATCAAG GTCTCCAGCAGCTGTGACTACGTCTTCGTCAGTGGGAAGGAGTCGCGGGGCTCCATGAGCGCTCGGGTCATCTTTACCTATGAGCACCTCTCCGCCCCGCTGGAGATGACAGTGTGGGTGCCCAAACTGCCGCTGCACATCGAGCTCTCGGATGCCCGGTTGAGCCAAGTGAAGGGCTGGAGAGTGCCCATCCTGCCGGACAGGAG GTCGGTGCGGGACAGCGAGCAcgaggaggatgaagaggagaggaagcagAGCCGGGGCTGCGCCCTGCAGTACCAGCACGCCACGCTGCAGGTCTTCACCCAGTTCCACACCACGGCGGCGGAGGGCACGGGGCAGGTGGTCACCATGCTGGGGCCTGACTGGCTGGTGGAGGTCACCGACTTGGTCAGCGACTTCATGCGCGTGGACGACCCACGGGTGGCCCACATGGTGGACAGCTTCACGCTGGCCGGGAGGGAGCCGGGCACCACGCTCTTCAAG GTCGTGTCCCCGCTCGTGGAGGCGGTGCTGGGCGAGACGCTGGTGACGGTGGCGGAGGAGAAGGTCAGCATCACGGACCTGAAGGCCCAGGTGGTCTCCAGCCTCTCGCTGtccctccaccccagccccGGCAATAGCCACACGATCATTGCCCGGACGTCCGTGCAGCAGACCCTCAGCTTCTTCAAGCAG GAAGCGCTCCTGAGCCTATGGATTTCCTACAGCGACGGCACCACGGCCCCCCTCTCCCTCTACGACCCCAAGGACTACAACCTGGTGGTGAGCAGCCTGGACGAGAAGGTGGTCTCGGTGACCCAGGACCGGGCGTTCCCCTTGGTGGTGGCAGAGAGCGAGGGTGCGGGGGAGCTGCTGCGGGCAGAGCTGGTCATCTGCGAGAGCTGCCAGAAGACCAAGCGCAAGAGCGTGCTCTTCACTGCCTTGGCCAGTGTGCGGGTCCACTTTGGGTCCGAGGAGGACCCGACCTATGACTACGACCATGTGCCCAGCAAGCCAGGGCTGGCGGAGACGGGGGCGAGCACCACCCTGCGGGCAGAGGTGGAGAGGAAAGCGGAGCCGAGCGAGGACAGTAGGATGTCCAGCGCGTCTCACCCCACCGAGGACTTCCCCACCATTCCCACCGGCTTTGTCCAGGTGACCAGGGGGCTTACGGACCTGGAGATAGGCATGTACGCCCTCCTGGGTGTCTTCTGCCTGGCCATCTTGGTCTTCCTCATCAACTGCATTGTCTTTGTGCTGAAATACCGGCACAAGCGCATCCCTCCTGAAGGCCAGACTAACATGGACCATTCCCACCACTGGGTCTTCTTGGGCAACGGGCAGCCCTTGCGGGCTCACAATGACCTCTCCCCCCAGCCTGAGAGCCCTGGGAACCCCCTGGAAAATGTCCAGACCTGCTGCCACGGGGACCACCACAGCAGCGGGAGCTCGCAGACCAGCGTGCAGAGCCAGGTCCACGGTCGCGGGGATGGTTCCTCAGGGGGCTCCACGCGGGACCAGAGTGAGGACCCGCTCAACTCACCCACCTCCAAACGGAAGCGGGTGAAGTTCACCACCTTCGCCACGCTGCCCTCCGATGAGCTGGCCTACAACTCCATCCCCATCGCCGATGAGGAGGACTTGGAGTGGGTCTGCCAGGACATGGGGCTGCAAGACCCCGAAGAGCTTCACAACTACATCCGCAGAATCAAAGAGATCGCTTAA